One stretch of Clostridium sp. Marseille-P299 DNA includes these proteins:
- a CDS encoding ABC transporter ATP-binding protein: MDLTVKDLCVNLGEKEIVKKVSLSTSDNSFVALLGPNGSGKSTLLRSIYRVLKPSGGIILFDGKDSTQLSNKKLAKEMAVVSQFNNLNFDFTVREIVMMGRTPHLNMLQTESSKDYEIVSSALEKVGMKHYGDRSYTSLSGGEKQRIMLARAIAQEPKLLILDEPTNHLDVRYQLQILSIVKGLGINVLAALHDLTLASQFCDYLYLLKDGEIDSQGKPDEVLTKETIKRVYDIDCEILKAPNTNGLLISYYPPVM, encoded by the coding sequence ATGGACTTAACAGTAAAAGATTTATGTGTAAATCTTGGTGAAAAAGAAATTGTCAAAAAAGTTTCTTTAAGCACAAGTGATAATTCTTTTGTTGCTCTACTTGGTCCAAATGGTAGTGGAAAGTCCACTTTATTGCGCTCAATATACAGAGTTTTAAAACCAAGTGGGGGAATCATTTTATTTGATGGAAAAGATTCCACGCAGTTATCAAACAAGAAATTAGCAAAAGAGATGGCGGTAGTTTCACAGTTTAATAATTTAAACTTTGATTTTACCGTAAGAGAAATCGTAATGATGGGACGAACTCCTCATCTAAATATGCTACAGACCGAAAGTTCTAAGGATTATGAAATTGTAAGCTCAGCACTTGAGAAGGTAGGAATGAAACATTACGGGGATCGAAGCTATACCTCACTTTCAGGTGGGGAAAAGCAGCGTATTATGTTAGCTAGAGCAATTGCCCAAGAACCTAAATTGTTAATTTTAGATGAACCAACCAATCACCTTGATGTTAGGTATCAATTACAAATTTTATCTATCGTAAAGGGGTTAGGGATTAACGTATTGGCTGCATTGCATGATTTAACGCTGGCATCTCAATTCTGCGATTACTTATATTTATTAAAAGATGGTGAGATTGATTCACAAGGCAAACCAGATGAAGTTTTAACAAAAGAGACAATAAAAAGAGTATATGATATTGATTGTGAGATTCTTAAAGCACCGAATACTAACGGGTTGTTAATTAGTTATTATCCACCAGTGATGTAA
- a CDS encoding FecCD family ABC transporter permease — protein sequence MADKSKVSAGRFRLVIISLLIILGLSFLLTLCLGAMKISPSSTYHIILEKLFGISPSAANLPTDAEMNIIWKIRFPRVLLSLFVGAGLALCGGVMQATVQNPMAEPYILGISSGASLGATFSIFIGFGIGTAFGAFVGSIAATVAVLSLASYGNRMTSVKLVLSGMVVNALFSAISNFIISLAGDSEGTMSIKFWTMGSLTRAKWDNILLPIIAVVLCSIFFISQYRVLNTMLAGDEAAITLGINLSLYRRIYMVVVSLLTGILVSTCGIVGFVGLIIPHIVRSLVGADHRRLIPTSLLAGAIFLMWADAIARILIKNVELPIGIITALVGAPFFVYILVRRGYGFGSNN from the coding sequence ATGGCAGATAAATCAAAAGTTTCTGCAGGACGTTTTCGATTGGTCATAATAAGTTTACTTATTATCTTGGGGTTATCTTTTTTACTCACTTTATGTTTGGGTGCAATGAAGATATCACCAAGTAGCACGTACCACATAATTTTAGAAAAATTATTTGGAATATCACCTAGTGCAGCCAATCTTCCTACAGATGCAGAAATGAATATCATATGGAAGATTCGTTTTCCAAGAGTATTGCTCTCTTTATTTGTTGGTGCTGGTCTTGCTCTATGTGGTGGAGTTATGCAAGCCACGGTACAAAATCCTATGGCAGAACCTTATATATTAGGTATTTCCTCCGGTGCATCCCTTGGAGCAACCTTCTCAATATTTATTGGTTTTGGAATAGGAACTGCTTTTGGTGCTTTTGTAGGATCTATTGCAGCAACTGTAGCTGTATTATCCTTAGCTTCTTATGGAAACCGTATGACCTCTGTAAAACTAGTACTATCAGGAATGGTTGTAAATGCATTGTTTAGTGCAATTTCCAACTTCATCATTTCCTTAGCTGGGGATTCGGAAGGTACGATGTCCATTAAATTCTGGACAATGGGTTCATTAACACGTGCAAAATGGGATAATATCTTACTTCCAATCATTGCTGTGGTGTTATGTAGTATCTTTTTTATTTCTCAATATCGTGTTCTTAACACCATGTTAGCCGGTGATGAAGCAGCCATTACTTTGGGAATTAATTTAAGTTTATACAGAAGAATCTACATGGTTGTTGTTTCATTACTTACCGGTATACTTGTTTCTACTTGCGGTATTGTTGGTTTTGTTGGACTGATTATTCCTCATATTGTTCGTTCCTTAGTTGGTGCAGACCATAGAAGACTAATACCAACTTCCTTACTTGCGGGAGCAATATTTTTAATGTGGGCGGATGCCATTGCAAGAATTCTCATAAAGAATGTTGAGTTACCAATTGGAATTATTACTGCTTTAGTAGGTGCACCATTCTTTGTATACATTTTAGTAAGGAGAGGTTATGGATTTGGATCAAACAATTAG
- a CDS encoding sensor histidine kinase gives MIIVVGLLSVIIMILVLYCFSLQLQLRKINQQLNKRITKQLRQPIHLGLINNELNKVVANINQCFKAEETLRLERLQEEKRFREMIANISHDLRTPLTAIKGYQQLMEKGELTFEQHEKLVVAQKHADELGTLIEHFFEYSYLLNIDIKPKFERINLTNLMTECIAESIAMLEEKNLLVQYENNKPVYSYIDKEMTIRIIQNLIRNSVFHARGNIGVKITENNDKAVILFKNFVDKEANIDMNRLFERFYTGDKSRSKTTGLGLSIVKLLTEQMGGFVTANLKERELEILVGLPLFQGKN, from the coding sequence ATGATAATTGTAGTTGGTCTTTTGAGCGTAATTATTATGATATTGGTTTTATATTGCTTCTCATTGCAATTGCAATTACGTAAAATTAATCAGCAACTAAATAAGCGTATAACAAAACAGTTGCGTCAGCCAATCCATCTAGGCTTAATTAACAATGAACTTAATAAAGTGGTTGCGAATATCAATCAATGTTTTAAGGCGGAGGAGACCCTTCGCCTTGAGCGTCTTCAGGAGGAAAAGCGTTTTAGAGAGATGATTGCAAATATATCTCACGATTTGCGAACTCCACTTACCGCCATTAAGGGATATCAACAGCTGATGGAAAAAGGTGAACTGACATTTGAGCAGCACGAAAAACTAGTAGTCGCACAAAAACATGCAGATGAATTGGGCACATTAATTGAACATTTTTTCGAATATTCCTATCTTTTAAATATAGATATAAAACCTAAATTTGAGCGTATTAATTTGACAAATCTTATGACGGAATGTATTGCAGAATCAATAGCAATGTTAGAGGAGAAGAACTTACTTGTCCAATATGAGAATAATAAACCTGTATATTCCTATATAGACAAAGAAATGACAATACGAATTATCCAAAACCTTATACGAAATAGTGTATTTCACGCAAGAGGAAATATCGGTGTGAAAATTACCGAGAATAATGATAAGGCTGTTATTTTATTTAAGAACTTTGTGGATAAAGAAGCTAATATTGATATGAATCGTTTATTTGAACGTTTTTACACTGGGGATAAATCAAGAAGTAAGACGACAGGGCTGGGGTTGTCTATCGTTAAATTGCTTACGGAACAAATGGGAGGTTTCGTTACTGCAAATTTAAAAGAGAGAGAGCTAGAAATTCTTGTTGGATTACCTTTATTTCAAGGCAAGAATTAA
- a CDS encoding ABC transporter permease: protein MINLVHAELYKLKKTFSFKVLLGITTVSAVIMSIIASLISLGKMDVSMSGIGFLLSDMSMISILGAVISGVIISGDFENKTIHDAITNGYSRTKVILSKTIIFSISIALLLLPYAVVTGVGIALNHEYDMGSVALGFLNLLTTTSNAELPFSEIGKLVVLMLTLLFVYVAQLSICIPLALILKKPIFVVAIYYGLSFLCGQLAGLREKSRVFKHIFDATPYGGNYAMMSLDTGIGDVIRAIGVSVIFLIVILMITIGAFQKMELK from the coding sequence ATGATTAATTTAGTTCATGCTGAATTATATAAACTTAAAAAAACTTTCTCATTCAAAGTGTTGTTAGGAATTACTACAGTAAGTGCAGTTATTATGAGCATAATTGCATCATTGATATCACTAGGTAAGATGGATGTAAGTATGTCTGGAATTGGTTTTTTACTATCGGATATGAGTATGATAAGTATTTTAGGTGCGGTTATATCGGGAGTTATTATTAGTGGAGATTTTGAAAATAAAACGATCCATGATGCCATCACGAATGGTTATAGCAGAACAAAAGTAATCTTATCTAAAACGATAATATTTAGTATTTCTATAGCGCTTCTTTTACTACCTTATGCAGTTGTAACAGGAGTTGGAATTGCTTTAAATCACGAATATGATATGGGTTCTGTGGCATTAGGTTTTCTAAACTTATTAACAACCACTAGTAATGCTGAGCTCCCTTTTTCAGAGATTGGGAAATTAGTAGTTCTCATGTTGACATTACTTTTTGTATATGTGGCTCAATTAAGCATATGTATTCCTTTAGCGCTTATATTAAAGAAACCTATTTTTGTAGTTGCTATTTATTATGGCTTATCATTCCTTTGTGGGCAGTTGGCGGGACTTAGAGAAAAATCACGGGTATTTAAACATATATTTGATGCTACACCCTATGGAGGTAATTACGCAATGATGTCTCTTGATACAGGAATTGGAGATGTTATAAGGGCAATTGGTGTTAGCGTAATCTTTTTGATTGTAATACTAATGATTACAATTGGTGCGTTTCAAAAAATGGAATTAAAATAG
- a CDS encoding ABC transporter ATP-binding protein: MEYILKTKNLTKSYHSVNALHNVSITLEAGKIYGLIGQNGAGKTTLMRLISGLSFPTSGGIELFGQSGLKELQEERKRIGCMIEYPSIVPNMTAKENLTLHRIMRGIPNKEIEEELLKLVGLTDTGKKKAKNFSLGMKQRLGIAVALLGNPELLILDEPINGLDPIGVVEIRNLLIKLCEEKQMTILISSHNLPELYQTATDYIIIHKGEVKQTITLAQLEEHCKHHLLIRCEQTEKLASILELKLNTNNYIVMPDKSVKLYDYLNEKERVSRVLFENEVIITNLSNEGDTLEDYFISIVGGSDND, from the coding sequence ATGGAATATATTTTAAAAACAAAAAATCTAACAAAAAGCTATCATAGCGTAAATGCTTTGCATAATGTTTCTATTACCTTAGAAGCAGGAAAGATATATGGTTTGATTGGTCAAAATGGGGCAGGAAAAACAACACTTATGCGTTTAATATCTGGCCTTAGTTTTCCTACTAGTGGAGGTATTGAGTTATTTGGACAATCTGGTTTAAAGGAATTACAAGAAGAACGGAAAAGAATTGGATGTATGATTGAATATCCAAGCATAGTACCGAACATGACTGCAAAAGAAAATTTAACGTTACATAGGATTATGAGAGGAATACCAAACAAAGAAATCGAAGAAGAGCTTTTAAAATTGGTAGGGCTTACTGACACTGGTAAAAAGAAGGCTAAAAATTTCTCACTTGGTATGAAACAGCGTTTAGGAATAGCAGTTGCTTTACTAGGAAATCCTGAGTTACTTATATTGGATGAGCCAATCAATGGGCTTGACCCAATTGGAGTTGTTGAAATTCGTAATTTATTAATAAAACTATGTGAAGAAAAACAGATGACAATTTTAATTTCAAGTCATAATTTGCCTGAGTTATATCAAACTGCCACCGATTATATTATTATTCATAAAGGAGAGGTGAAACAAACCATAACTTTAGCACAGCTAGAGGAACATTGTAAACATCATTTGCTGATACGTTGCGAACAAACAGAAAAATTAGCTAGCATTCTAGAACTAAAATTAAATACCAACAACTACATTGTTATGCCAGATAAATCAGTGAAATTATATGATTATCTGAATGAAAAAGAGAGGGTTTCAAGAGTGCTCTTTGAAAATGAAGTTATTATTACGAACCTTTCCAACGAAGGTGATACCTTAGAAGATTATTTTATCTCAATTGTGGGAGGTAGTGACAATGATTAA
- a CDS encoding response regulator transcription factor, with product MEKILIIEDSKDVNLMLAEALSDAGYNTTSVYSGIDGMNEIKDNSYDLVILDIMLPYKSGDQILREMRSFSEIPVIIISAKDIVGIKIDLLKLGADDYITKPFDLGEVVARVESNLRRGKKQIQESNVYSYKDIVLDVNSKRVVVNGLELELTAKEYLILEMLMLHREKVYTKSNLYESIWKEEYLGDDNAVKTHISNLRSKLKKVNEKQEYIETVWGLGYRLFKV from the coding sequence ATGGAGAAAATTTTGATCATCGAGGATAGTAAAGATGTTAATTTAATGCTAGCGGAAGCTTTATCCGATGCAGGATATAATACAACTTCTGTTTATAGTGGTATCGATGGAATGAATGAAATAAAAGATAATTCATATGATCTTGTAATACTTGATATTATGCTTCCTTACAAAAGTGGAGATCAGATTTTAAGAGAAATGCGAAGTTTTTCAGAAATTCCTGTTATCATTATTTCAGCCAAAGATATCGTTGGCATCAAAATTGATTTGTTAAAACTAGGTGCGGATGATTATATTACGAAACCTTTTGATTTAGGAGAGGTCGTGGCAAGGGTTGAATCAAATTTAAGGCGTGGGAAGAAACAGATACAAGAGAGTAATGTATATAGCTATAAGGATATTGTCCTTGATGTTAATTCGAAACGTGTGGTAGTGAATGGATTGGAGCTTGAGCTAACCGCAAAAGAATACTTGATTTTAGAGATGCTTATGCTGCATCGCGAAAAGGTTTATACGAAGTCAAATCTTTATGAGTCAATTTGGAAGGAAGAATACTTAGGGGATGATAATGCCGTAAAAACCCATATCAGTAATTTGCGCTCTAAATTAAAGAAAGTAAATGAGAAGCAGGAATATATTGAAACGGTTTGGGGATTAGGGTATCGATTATTTAAGGTATAA
- a CDS encoding FAD-dependent oxidoreductase, with protein sequence MGIKKTLELVSKIKYFKGITKKTTAKIDSIENPFEDYFVIKLRTEPGVTWKPGEHAIFKLPGKAIEGSDYRIFSVASIPEEGYLLLGTRTGKEPSSYKKQLITMTKGESVAMVGPFGWFLVKDNTSPIVLFASGVGITPIRGLLKQLENDTSRPIEIVYAATNYYLFNGEIERITNNNAAMTLHKTRNPEETQKKLAELAKKYDNTAYYYVSGAPTVLQSTIDLLKSKGVKKKRIISDTFEGYKN encoded by the coding sequence ATGGGGATTAAGAAAACATTAGAGCTAGTCTCTAAAATTAAATACTTTAAAGGGATAACAAAAAAAACAACAGCAAAAATAGATTCCATAGAAAATCCGTTTGAAGATTATTTTGTAATCAAATTAAGAACAGAGCCAGGGGTCACTTGGAAGCCCGGTGAACATGCGATATTTAAACTACCTGGAAAAGCGATTGAAGGAAGTGATTATAGAATCTTTTCAGTTGCATCCATCCCAGAAGAAGGATATTTACTGCTTGGAACAAGAACGGGAAAAGAACCTAGTAGCTATAAAAAGCAATTAATTACAATGACGAAAGGTGAAAGTGTTGCAATGGTAGGACCTTTTGGCTGGTTCTTAGTTAAAGATAACACATCTCCTATTGTTTTATTTGCTAGTGGTGTTGGGATTACACCGATTCGAGGACTACTAAAACAATTAGAGAACGATACGAGTCGGCCAATTGAGATTGTTTATGCTGCAACTAATTATTACTTATTTAACGGAGAAATAGAAAGAATAACGAATAATAATGCTGCGATGACATTACATAAAACTAGAAATCCAGAGGAAACTCAGAAAAAGTTAGCAGAGTTAGCTAAGAAATATGACAATACTGCTTATTACTACGTTTCAGGAGCACCAACAGTCTTACAATCAACGATAGATTTATTAAAATCAAAAGGCGTTAAGAAAAAGAGAATTATTAGTGATACGTTTGAAGGTTATAAAAATTAA
- a CDS encoding TetR/AcrR family transcriptional regulator yields MYIGNNPTALRSMEWFTDAILQLMHDNDYSKINIKDICKKADLSRQTFYQFFSSKEDLIRFCIREHFLCWDAIPCVNNLNEISEQMIKHISDNKEFIQLLSRHHLGHILTEELSKNLTIIADKIDPNRDPKTKELAHAFITAGLSNTFLVWANSTNITENELIHLLFMILKGRYFKI; encoded by the coding sequence ATGTACATCGGTAACAATCCAACTGCTCTTCGTTCTATGGAGTGGTTTACAGACGCTATTCTTCAATTAATGCACGATAACGATTATTCAAAAATTAATATAAAAGACATTTGCAAGAAGGCCGATTTATCCAGGCAAACTTTCTATCAGTTTTTTTCTTCGAAAGAAGATTTAATACGTTTTTGCATTCGTGAACATTTTCTTTGCTGGGATGCAATTCCTTGTGTAAACAATTTAAATGAAATTTCAGAGCAAATGATTAAGCATATATCAGATAACAAAGAGTTTATTCAATTATTATCAAGACATCACCTTGGGCACATTTTAACCGAAGAACTCTCTAAAAACCTTACGATAATTGCAGATAAAATCGACCCGAATCGAGACCCAAAAACAAAAGAACTAGCCCATGCATTCATTACGGCTGGATTATCCAATACATTCCTCGTATGGGCAAATTCTACTAATATTACAGAAAATGAGCTGATTCATCTGCTATTTATGATTCTAAAGGGAAGATATTTTAAGATATAA
- the ade gene encoding adenine deaminase produces the protein MFNMFKDQPLWQVSKSLSAVAMGRESADLVIKDAKLINVCTKEIMEHMDVAIKNSRIALVGDATHCIGEETTVIKANGRYIAPGFLDGHIHVESSMMSVSEYAKAVVPHGTIGIYMDPHEICNVLGMDGVRYMIEDGKHTPLKNMVTTPSCVPAVPGFEDTGAFIGPEEVAESMKWDSVVGLGEMMNYPGIIGSDDQTHRIVGETLKANKTVTGHWSVSDTGKGLSAYIASGVRACHESTSKEEALAKMRLGMYAQFREGSAWHDLKDVARSITEENIDTRFAMLISDDTHPHTLMEDGHLDHIVRRAVEEGIDVLTAIQMVTINCAQAFHMDQDLGSITPGKCADIVFLDNLTDLNVNEVIIDGNVVAKDGKMCIELEKYEFPEKATNTMHIKETITSDSFKIETKKEGNTEVRVIEIIPEKVGTYERHITVPVKDGYIQADPSQDVLKAVVFERHNYTGTKGFGFVKGFHIKNGAMASTVAHDAHNLLVLGSNDEDMAIVANALVECGGGMAVAQGGKLIGVLPLPIAGLMNNKPVDEMAEMVAKVTKAWEAIGCNIVSPYMTMALIPLACLPELRLTNRGLVDCTTFQFVPLEIE, from the coding sequence ATGTTCAATATGTTTAAAGATCAACCTCTATGGCAAGTGTCAAAGAGTTTATCTGCAGTGGCGATGGGTAGAGAAAGTGCCGACCTAGTAATAAAAGATGCGAAACTTATAAATGTATGTACCAAAGAGATTATGGAACATATGGATGTTGCAATTAAAAATAGTAGAATTGCATTAGTTGGTGATGCTACACATTGCATCGGTGAAGAAACTACGGTAATAAAAGCGAATGGACGCTACATTGCACCTGGTTTTCTAGATGGACATATTCATGTTGAATCTTCTATGATGAGTGTTAGTGAATATGCAAAAGCAGTAGTACCACATGGTACTATAGGAATATATATGGACCCTCATGAAATTTGTAATGTGCTTGGCATGGACGGGGTACGCTACATGATTGAGGATGGAAAACATACGCCATTAAAAAATATGGTTACCACGCCTTCTTGCGTACCTGCTGTACCAGGATTTGAAGATACGGGTGCATTTATAGGCCCAGAGGAAGTTGCTGAAAGTATGAAATGGGATAGTGTTGTAGGACTAGGAGAAATGATGAATTATCCTGGGATTATAGGTAGCGATGACCAAACACACCGAATTGTTGGTGAAACACTAAAGGCAAATAAGACAGTAACTGGCCATTGGTCAGTTTCAGATACTGGAAAAGGTTTAAGTGCCTATATAGCAAGTGGTGTCCGGGCATGCCACGAATCCACAAGCAAAGAAGAAGCATTGGCAAAAATGCGATTGGGTATGTATGCTCAATTTAGAGAAGGCAGTGCATGGCATGATTTAAAAGACGTTGCTCGTAGTATTACGGAAGAAAATATAGATACACGATTTGCTATGCTAATATCAGATGATACACATCCCCATACATTAATGGAAGATGGTCACTTAGATCACATTGTAAGAAGAGCTGTGGAAGAAGGCATTGATGTGTTAACGGCAATCCAGATGGTTACCATTAACTGTGCCCAGGCATTTCATATGGATCAAGACCTAGGCTCTATTACACCAGGGAAATGTGCAGACATTGTATTTCTTGATAACTTAACGGATTTAAATGTAAATGAAGTAATTATCGATGGGAATGTTGTAGCGAAAGATGGTAAGATGTGTATTGAATTAGAAAAATATGAATTCCCAGAAAAAGCAACAAATACAATGCATATCAAAGAAACAATCACTTCAGATTCCTTTAAAATTGAAACAAAAAAAGAAGGGAACACCGAAGTACGTGTGATTGAAATAATTCCTGAAAAAGTTGGAACCTATGAAAGACATATAACGGTTCCAGTAAAAGATGGGTACATTCAGGCAGACCCAAGCCAGGACGTGCTAAAGGCGGTTGTATTTGAACGTCATAATTATACGGGAACAAAAGGTTTTGGTTTCGTAAAAGGATTTCATATTAAAAATGGAGCGATGGCGTCAACCGTTGCTCATGATGCACATAACTTACTAGTTCTGGGAAGTAATGATGAAGATATGGCAATTGTAGCAAATGCACTTGTGGAATGCGGTGGTGGTATGGCGGTTGCACAAGGCGGAAAATTAATTGGAGTATTACCACTTCCAATCGCAGGACTAATGAATAATAAACCAGTGGATGAAATGGCTGAAATGGTTGCGAAAGTTACAAAGGCATGGGAAGCAATTGGATGTAATATTGTTTCACCATATATGACGATGGCGTTAATACCACTTGCTTGTTTACCAGAGTTAAGATTAACAAATCGAGGCTTGGTGGATTGTACAACATTTCAATTTGTACCGTTAGAGATTGAATAA
- a CDS encoding ABC transporter ATP-binding protein: MRLNYKLSEEQKRILNLKQEEQIQFCVPYDLESSGSFNYVRDGFVIITEIRFFVMQGVHILYEYELQQIKRIVCKEMVNCGAIIVDDGSEEVITARFSMRYLGQYFQVAQGAENLSKGIFKEVVSKELDRYCEQCGRVLPGTRECPYCSGRHTTMGNFLKLIKDYRWRFIGIAIFMIIAAIAQLYIPEWQKRFIDDVLVYKNGDYKDILFFIVVMLVLTIAVITIQIAKNWWCVRLGAQISKELRSKLFHKIQILSLSFQERRKPGDLMNRVVKDTVKIRRFMENVFGNVFSALVTMIGALAIMLRMNFLLTLASLVFFIFVLIATKIWKKKIKHIFRMQRIKEDKLNSRLQDVISGIRLVKSYGKEQEESEHFNEMAQDYARVQKNNEVFFAVFYPILTFVMGLGLYFVTYFGGKAVLLGTMSAGELLQFITYTGIIYGPLGRLTQLPRSIMEMLTSLERIYDILEEEPQIQEKPKAKEFRIKGDIDFEDVCFGYKSYEPVLEEISLQVKQGEMIGIVGASGTGKSTLINLIMRLYDVDSGSISIDGINICDMNKECLHSQIGVVLQENFLFSGSILNNIRFAKQDASFEDVIRAAKAAGAHDFICKTPDGYHTYVGEHGYNLSGGERQRIAIARAILSDPRILILDEATSALDTESEFMIQQALKNLTKGKTTFAIAHRLSTLKNADRLIVIDKRKISEIGTHNELLEKKGIYYHLVMAQLRMQGS; encoded by the coding sequence ATGAGATTAAATTATAAATTGTCAGAGGAACAAAAAAGGATTTTAAATTTAAAACAGGAAGAACAGATTCAATTTTGTGTTCCATATGATTTAGAAAGTAGCGGAAGTTTTAATTATGTTAGGGATGGCTTTGTTATAATCACAGAAATCCGCTTTTTTGTCATGCAAGGGGTTCATATTTTATATGAATATGAGCTACAGCAGATAAAACGTATTGTGTGCAAGGAAATGGTTAATTGTGGAGCTATTATTGTGGATGATGGTAGTGAAGAGGTAATAACTGCACGGTTTTCTATGCGATACCTAGGACAATACTTTCAAGTAGCGCAGGGCGCAGAGAATTTGTCAAAAGGTATCTTTAAAGAAGTTGTAAGTAAAGAGTTAGACCGGTATTGTGAACAATGTGGAAGAGTACTACCAGGAACAAGAGAATGTCCATATTGTAGTGGTAGGCATACGACTATGGGTAATTTCCTAAAGTTAATAAAAGATTATAGGTGGAGGTTTATCGGGATAGCAATCTTTATGATTATAGCAGCGATTGCACAGCTTTATATTCCAGAATGGCAAAAGCGTTTTATTGATGATGTTTTAGTATATAAAAATGGTGATTACAAAGACATTCTCTTCTTTATTGTGGTTATGTTAGTATTGACCATTGCCGTCATAACAATTCAAATTGCGAAAAACTGGTGGTGTGTAAGGCTTGGGGCTCAGATTAGTAAAGAGCTTCGAAGTAAATTATTTCATAAAATACAAATACTTTCTCTTTCTTTCCAAGAACGAAGAAAACCGGGAGATTTAATGAACCGTGTGGTAAAAGACACCGTCAAGATACGAAGGTTTATGGAAAATGTCTTTGGTAATGTATTCTCAGCCTTAGTTACTATGATCGGAGCTTTAGCTATTATGCTACGGATGAACTTCTTATTAACATTAGCTTCTTTGGTGTTTTTTATATTTGTGTTAATCGCAACGAAAATTTGGAAAAAGAAAATTAAGCATATTTTCAGAATGCAAAGGATTAAAGAAGATAAGTTAAACAGCCGCCTTCAAGATGTGATTTCAGGCATTCGCTTGGTAAAATCATATGGAAAAGAGCAGGAAGAATCGGAACATTTTAATGAAATGGCGCAGGATTATGCAAGAGTTCAGAAAAATAATGAAGTCTTTTTTGCGGTTTTCTATCCAATCCTTACCTTTGTTATGGGACTTGGTTTATATTTTGTAACTTATTTCGGTGGAAAGGCTGTATTACTTGGGACTATGAGTGCCGGGGAATTACTACAGTTTATTACATACACAGGAATTATTTATGGTCCATTAGGAAGGTTAACTCAGCTTCCAAGAAGTATTATGGAGATGTTAACTTCTCTAGAACGTATTTATGATATTTTAGAGGAAGAGCCGCAAATTCAGGAAAAACCAAAAGCGAAAGAGTTTCGTATCAAAGGAGATATTGATTTTGAAGATGTATGCTTTGGATATAAGAGTTATGAGCCTGTACTAGAGGAAATTTCACTACAGGTTAAGCAGGGTGAAATGATTGGGATAGTTGGTGCATCGGGAACGGGAAAATCTACATTGATTAATTTAATTATGCGTTTGTATGATGTTGATAGCGGATCTATCTCTATTGATGGAATTAATATTTGTGATATGAATAAGGAATGTTTACATTCTCAAATCGGGGTCGTATTGCAGGAGAACTTTTTGTTTTCTGGAAGTATTTTAAACAACATACGGTTTGCAAAGCAGGATGCAAGTTTTGAAGATGTAATTCGTGCTGCGAAAGCGGCTGGTGCCCATGATTTTATATGTAAGACACCGGACGGTTATCATACTTACGTTGGGGAACATGGGTATAACTTATCTGGTGGTGAAAGACAGAGAATTGCCATTGCCCGGGCTATTTTAAGCGATCCGAGGATTTTGATTTTGGATGAGGCTACGTCTGCACTGGATACAGAAAGTGAATTTATGATTCAGCAGGCACTGAAAAACTTAACGAAGGGGAAAACGACCTTTGCCATTGCACATCGGCTTTCAACGTTAAAGAATGCAGACCGGTTGATTGTAATTGATAAGAGAAAAATTTCGGAGATTGGAACCCATAATGAACTTTTAGAAAAGAAGGGAATTTATTATCATTTAGTGATGGCGCAGCTTAGGATGCAAGGGAGTTGA